GTATGTCCGGAAAAGCTTTCTCACTGGTTGCACGTGACGAAAAATTCCGTCTTAAAACCATTGAAAACTATACAAAAGTAAAAATCGAAAAAGGCGTTATTCCTTCTTACGAAGATATCGTTGGTGTTCGTAAAGCTCGTTTTGTAGAAAGTATTTCTGCTACAATCCAGGAAGGCGACACAGATCTTTACGAAGATGTATTGGAAATGTTACGTCACAGCGGTTTCACAACCGAACAAATCGTAGCTGCTCTTGCTAAACAAATTATGGGTGTTCAGAAAAACGAATATTCAGACAGTAATCTGGCATGGGAAGAAAGACGTGGCGGAGAAGGTCGTCGTGAAGGCGGAAGCGATCGTTTCGAACGTCGTTCATCCGGCGGATCAACCGGCGGACGTTTTGAAAGAGGTTCTCGTGATAGCGGAAGTCGCGAAGGAGATCGTCGCGGACCAAGCTCTGACCGTTTTGCAAGCAGAGAACGCTCTGGCGAATCTCGTGCACCACGTGAACGTGATGGCGAAGCAAAACGCACAGCAGCACCGGAAGCAGGTATGACTCGTTTGTTCCTAAGTCTTGGACGTAAAGATCATATCATGCCTCGTGATATCGTTGGAGCAATTGCTGGTGAAGCAAACATTCCTGGTAAAACAATCGGCGCGATCGATATCTATGATAAATTCACTTTCGTTGATGTTCCTGAACGTGATGCACGCACAGTACTACGTGCCATGGACGGTAACACAATCAAAGGAAAAGCAGTACAGATTGATATTGCAAAATAATCAGTCAGACTTCTGACACCAAATATGAATTAAAAGGGACTTGTAAAAGAGTCCCTTTTTTTGTTACTTTTCCACATGGAAAATATTGAAAAACCGGAAGTCTGGCTACGTGGACCACTTCCAAACGTCCCTCCCCATTTGCAGCCAGCTGCTCACGCGCTTTTACAGGCTCAGGAAGAAATTAACAAACTTGGTCAAAACTTTCCTTCTGACTTATTATGGATAAAACCTGCCGGATTAGCTTCCGTTGGTTTTCATATGCAGCATTTGGCAGGCGTGCTCGACAGGCTTCTTACGTATGCACGAGGCGAATCGCTTACAGATAAACAACTGGAATATTTAAGATCAGAAGGAAAAGCTCCTTTTGAAGGTTGTAGTTTTGATGATTTATTACAAAATCTGAACAAACAGTTTTTGATTGCAATAACGCAAATAGAAAACACAGATTCTTCAACACTTTTGGAAGTAAGAATGGTTGGGCGCGCACAAGTTCCATCCACACATTTAGGTTTGTTGTTCCATGCAGCCGAGCATACTATGCGCCATTTGGGCCAGTTATTAGTTACACTGAAATTTCTTGAAGCAGATATTGATAAAAATAGTAAAAGCTAAAACCTTAGCAGCCAAACATTTTGGAATTGATTAATTGTATTAT
The nucleotide sequence above comes from Dyadobacter subterraneus. Encoded proteins:
- a CDS encoding DinB family protein produces the protein MENIEKPEVWLRGPLPNVPPHLQPAAHALLQAQEEINKLGQNFPSDLLWIKPAGLASVGFHMQHLAGVLDRLLTYARGESLTDKQLEYLRSEGKAPFEGCSFDDLLQNLNKQFLIAITQIENTDSSTLLEVRMVGRAQVPSTHLGLLFHAAEHTMRHLGQLLVTLKFLEADIDKNSKS